Proteins encoded in a region of the uncultured Erythrobacter sp. genome:
- a CDS encoding class I mannose-6-phosphate isomerase, whose translation MNAVRQLPTKLVEKVWGRDTLPEPFTAPEGKRIGELWFEPPPEHSDLLVKYLFTSEKLSVQVHPSSANARPGEDGKEECWLVLDAEPGAQLAIGFNEEVDAATIEAAARDGSIEQLLTWHDVAAGDIYYLPAGTVHAIGPGLSLVEVQQNSDTTFRLYDYGRPRELHLERGVEVVQGVPYASEHRSTVTERGQTLIDGSHFRLDRIEGAPDAAIAAAYPGGLLALPLAGEVHAKDGSARAAAGECLYAAALNALDFGAAEVTLLTRSN comes from the coding sequence ATGAATGCCGTTCGCCAGCTGCCAACCAAGCTGGTTGAGAAGGTCTGGGGCCGCGATACGCTGCCTGAGCCGTTCACCGCGCCGGAGGGCAAGCGGATTGGCGAGTTGTGGTTCGAGCCACCGCCGGAGCATTCCGACCTGTTGGTCAAGTACCTGTTCACCAGCGAGAAGCTGTCGGTGCAGGTTCACCCTTCCAGTGCGAATGCGCGTCCCGGAGAGGACGGCAAAGAAGAGTGCTGGCTGGTGCTCGATGCCGAACCGGGTGCGCAGCTGGCGATTGGTTTCAATGAAGAGGTCGACGCCGCGACAATCGAAGCGGCTGCACGCGACGGCTCGATCGAACAATTGCTGACGTGGCACGATGTTGCTGCGGGCGACATCTATTACCTCCCCGCAGGCACCGTGCACGCGATCGGGCCGGGCCTGTCATTGGTCGAAGTGCAGCAGAACAGCGACACGACTTTCCGGCTGTACGATTATGGGCGCCCGCGCGAATTGCATCTCGAACGCGGGGTGGAGGTCGTGCAGGGTGTGCCCTACGCCTCCGAGCATCGCAGCACTGTTACCGAGCGCGGCCAGACTTTGATTGACGGCTCGCATTTCCGGCTGGACCGGATCGAAGGCGCTCCTGATGCGGCAATCGCCGCAGCCTATCCGGGTGGATTGCTGGCCCTTCCGCTCGCAGGCGAAGTGCACGCCAAAGATGGATCGGCAAGGGCTGCAGCAGGCGAGTGCCTCTATGCAGCCGCGCTCAATGCGCTCGATTTTGGGGCCGCTGAAGTCACCCTGCTGACCCGGTCCAACTGA